A single region of the Geobacillus subterraneus genome encodes:
- a CDS encoding Rpn family recombination-promoting nuclease/putative transposase: protein MSETRIDHDRLFKELLSTFFEEFVLLFFPHVHEQIDFHYLSFLSEEVLTDVTAGEKHRVDLLVETKLRGEDGLIVIHIEHQSYIQSSFSERMFIYFSRLFQKHRRRILPIAIFSYDAIRDEPSSFTVSFPFLTVLDFRFLTVELSKLPWRTYIRHDNPVAAALLSKMGYNEEEKVEVKKEFLRMLTRLELDEARQRLLFGFFETYLRLSEEEEVRLRDEVKTMEEKEAAKVMELIVSYEQKGMEKGMEKGIEKGMEKAKLDVAKRMLAKGFDADTIHELTGLPLETIEQLKP, encoded by the coding sequence ATGTCAGAAACGCGCATTGACCACGATCGGCTGTTTAAAGAGTTGTTGAGCACCTTTTTTGAAGAATTTGTTCTCCTCTTCTTTCCTCACGTACACGAACAGATTGACTTTCACTACCTTTCCTTTTTATCAGAAGAAGTGCTGACCGATGTCACCGCGGGTGAAAAACATCGAGTCGATTTATTGGTCGAGACGAAGCTGAGAGGAGAAGACGGACTGATCGTCATCCACATCGAACATCAAAGCTACATCCAATCCTCGTTTTCAGAGCGAATGTTCATTTATTTCAGCCGCTTGTTTCAAAAACACCGCCGCCGCATTCTTCCGATCGCCATCTTCAGCTATGATGCCATCCGCGATGAACCATCTTCATTCACCGTTTCGTTTCCGTTTTTGACCGTTCTCGATTTCCGTTTTTTGACGGTGGAATTGTCCAAACTCCCATGGCGCACATACATCCGCCATGACAACCCGGTCGCTGCCGCCCTGTTAAGCAAAATGGGGTATAATGAAGAGGAGAAGGTGGAAGTGAAAAAGGAATTTTTGCGCATGCTCACCCGCCTCGAGCTCGATGAGGCGAGACAGCGTCTGTTGTTCGGCTTTTTCGAAACGTATTTGCGGTTATCGGAGGAAGAAGAAGTCCGACTGCGAGATGAGGTGAAGACCATGGAGGAGAAGGAGGCTGCCAAAGTCATGGAACTTATCGTGTCATACGAACAGAAAGGCATGGAAAAAGGAATGGAAAAAGGAATAGAGAAAGGAATGGAGAAAGCAAAGTTGGATGTTGCGAAACGAATGTTGGCAAAAGGATTTGATGCTGACACGATCCATGAACTGACCGGACTGCCGCTGGAAACGATTGAACAATTGAAGCCATGA
- a CDS encoding NfeD family protein, whose protein sequence is MFSHSPEVVYGWVLVVSALLTVLYFFFSDVLDGIFDLPDHPLFSPQLVLSFFIVGSAVGLLAEWYTDWASSLVLWLAIGAALVAVLLLHFFVFLPLRSAEASLGYTDADLEGTLAKVIVPVPPDGFGEILISRKSGAVAKPAKSLHREEIAAGEEVVIVQMENGIAVVAKRDPYHALI, encoded by the coding sequence TTGTTCAGCCATTCGCCTGAAGTTGTGTACGGATGGGTGCTTGTCGTCAGTGCGTTGTTGACGGTTTTGTATTTTTTCTTCAGCGATGTGCTTGATGGCATCTTCGATCTGCCCGATCATCCGCTGTTCAGTCCGCAGCTAGTTTTATCGTTTTTCATTGTTGGCAGCGCGGTCGGATTGCTGGCGGAATGGTACACAGACTGGGCATCGAGCTTGGTTCTGTGGCTTGCCATCGGCGCGGCGCTTGTTGCTGTGTTGCTGTTGCACTTTTTCGTTTTTTTGCCGCTCCGTTCGGCTGAGGCGTCACTTGGATATACGGACGCCGATTTGGAGGGAACGCTCGCCAAAGTGATCGTCCCGGTGCCGCCTGATGGGTTTGGTGAAATTCTCATCTCCCGCAAAAGCGGGGCGGTGGCGAAACCAGCGAAAAGCCTCCATCGCGAGGAAATCGCTGCGGGGGAAGAAGTCGTCATCGTGCAAATGGAAAACGGCATCGCTGTAGTGGCGAAGCGCGATCCGTATCATGCTTTGATTTAA